A single genomic interval of Eurosta solidaginis isolate ZX-2024a chromosome 3, ASM4086904v1, whole genome shotgun sequence harbors:
- the LOC137244537 gene encoding uncharacterized protein isoform X2: MLMLMAYKWSLCFSTLTWLTLLSVTDSVRITNLKVPHTYTLERNTEPDPLVLDCEYEVEPREKGFVLKWLFNNHSIYQWIPSVKGFAMGIMKSKIDTKIFTMEGSPGVISIKKPDWNMTGEYTCTVQTFESTDKKSARLQIIVPESDFVLETKMDGEQSGVDIMCAVQNVFPQPILSVIFDTKIIDSVLTQTDQNSSGLYSTTVRTRIPRDKLESPTPITCAFFLLGTNYTKRRETIFYGK, from the exons aTGTTGATGCTGATGGCGTATAAATGGTCCTTGTGCTTTTCCACACTCACATGGCTGACGTTACTTTCAG TTACCGATTCGGTACGGATAACAAATCTCAAAGTACCACACACTTATACTTTAGAACGAAATACCGAACCAGATCCTCTGGTGCTGGACTGTGAATACGAAGTAGAACCACGGGAAAAAGGATTTGTGCTGAAGTGGTTATTCAACAACCACTCCATTTATCAATGGATACCATCAGTGAAGGGCTTTGCCATG GGCATAATGAAGTCCAAGATAGATACAAAAATATTTACCATGGAAGGCAGTCCCGGTGTTATAAGCATAAAAAAGCCAGACTGGAATATGACAGGGGAGTATACTTGCACCGTACAAACATTCGAGTCAACAGATAAGAAAAGTGCCCGCCTTCAAATTATTG TTCCTGAGTCCGACTTCGTGTTAGAAACGAAAATGGATGGAGAACAAAGTGGCGTAGACATAATGTGTGCGGTGCAAAATGTGTTTCCCCAACCTATATTATCTGTAAT ATTTGATACAAAGATAATAGATTCAGTTCTGACACAAACAGATCAGAATTCCAGTGGTCTATATAGTACTACAGTTAGAACGAGAATTCCACGAGATAAGCTAGAATCGCCTACACCGATCACTTGTGCATTTTTCCTACTTGGTACTAATTATACCAAAAGGAGAGAAACTATTTTCTATGGTAAGTAG
- the LOC137244537 gene encoding uncharacterized protein isoform X1 — translation MLMLMAYKWSLCFSTLTWLTLLSVTDSVRITNLKVPHTYTLERNTEPDPLVLDCEYEVEPREKGFVLKWLFNNHSIYQWIPSVKGFAMGIMKSKIDTKIFTMEGSPGVISIKKPDWNMTGEYTCTVQTFESTDKKSARLQIIVPESDFVLETKMDGEQSGVDIMCAVQNVFPQPILSVIFDTKIIDSVLTQTDQNSSGLYSTTVRTRIPRDKLESPTPITCAFFLLGTNYTKRRETIFYDKATNIQRKWTTVAVVISIASLTLSS, via the exons aTGTTGATGCTGATGGCGTATAAATGGTCCTTGTGCTTTTCCACACTCACATGGCTGACGTTACTTTCAG TTACCGATTCGGTACGGATAACAAATCTCAAAGTACCACACACTTATACTTTAGAACGAAATACCGAACCAGATCCTCTGGTGCTGGACTGTGAATACGAAGTAGAACCACGGGAAAAAGGATTTGTGCTGAAGTGGTTATTCAACAACCACTCCATTTATCAATGGATACCATCAGTGAAGGGCTTTGCCATG GGCATAATGAAGTCCAAGATAGATACAAAAATATTTACCATGGAAGGCAGTCCCGGTGTTATAAGCATAAAAAAGCCAGACTGGAATATGACAGGGGAGTATACTTGCACCGTACAAACATTCGAGTCAACAGATAAGAAAAGTGCCCGCCTTCAAATTATTG TTCCTGAGTCCGACTTCGTGTTAGAAACGAAAATGGATGGAGAACAAAGTGGCGTAGACATAATGTGTGCGGTGCAAAATGTGTTTCCCCAACCTATATTATCTGTAAT ATTTGATACAAAGATAATAGATTCAGTTCTGACACAAACAGATCAGAATTCCAGTGGTCTATATAGTACTACAGTTAGAACGAGAATTCCACGAGATAAGCTAGAATCGCCTACACCGATCACTTGTGCATTTTTCCTACTTGGTACTAATTATACCAAAAGGAGAGAAACTATTTTCTATG